One window of Eisenibacter elegans DSM 3317 genomic DNA carries:
- a CDS encoding NAD(P)/FAD-dependent oxidoreductase produces the protein MSLDICVIGGGAAGFFAALQCAAHYPEHRLTILEKSPKLLSKVKVSGGGRCNVTHDCHQRKALLANYPRGTSALRQAFGRYMPADMQQWLEARGVTLKTEPDGRMFPTTDDSQTIIDCFLVEARKLNIRIRTRTAVTQLTPQPDGRFGLHLQGDNTLLQADRVIVCTGGRPQLSDFAWLADLGHPIVPPVPSLFTFNLPQHPICTLQGLSVPKARVRVPHAGLAHEGPLLITHWGLSAPAVLLTSAWGARLLHQCHYDFEAHIHWLPEYHEESLRQALLTQKQLLAKRAVHNRNPFGLPARLWEFLMSQAGIPADQRWADLSKAHLHTMVQHLAAYTLRVKGKTTFKEEFVTAGGVDLEGIQLKTMESKYHKGLFFAGEVLDIDGVTGGFNFQAAWSTAYVAALAAGVE, from the coding sequence ATGAGTTTAGATATTTGTGTGATTGGTGGTGGAGCAGCAGGTTTTTTTGCCGCCCTACAGTGTGCTGCTCACTACCCCGAACACCGCCTGACCATCCTCGAAAAAAGCCCCAAACTGCTCTCCAAAGTGAAAGTGTCAGGCGGGGGGCGCTGTAATGTAACCCACGACTGCCACCAACGCAAGGCATTGTTGGCAAACTACCCTCGCGGCACAAGCGCCTTGCGTCAAGCTTTTGGGCGATATATGCCTGCTGATATGCAGCAATGGCTCGAAGCAAGGGGAGTAACCCTCAAAACAGAACCCGACGGTCGGATGTTTCCTACTACCGACGATTCACAGACTATCATAGACTGCTTCTTGGTCGAAGCCCGTAAACTCAACATCCGTATCCGCACCCGAACAGCAGTAACACAGCTGACACCCCAACCCGACGGGCGTTTTGGGCTTCACCTCCAAGGAGACAATACCCTCCTACAGGCCGACCGTGTGATTGTGTGTACGGGTGGCCGTCCTCAATTGAGTGATTTTGCCTGGCTCGCTGACTTAGGCCACCCGATTGTACCGCCAGTGCCCTCGCTCTTTACTTTCAACCTCCCCCAGCATCCTATCTGTACCTTACAAGGGCTTTCTGTTCCCAAGGCACGGGTGCGTGTGCCTCATGCGGGACTTGCTCACGAAGGGCCTCTGCTAATTACCCATTGGGGGCTGAGTGCGCCGGCTGTGTTGCTGACCTCTGCTTGGGGCGCACGCTTACTTCACCAATGCCATTATGACTTTGAAGCACACATCCACTGGCTACCGGAGTATCACGAGGAATCGCTCCGGCAAGCACTGCTGACACAGAAGCAGTTATTGGCCAAACGAGCCGTTCACAATCGAAACCCCTTTGGGCTGCCGGCAAGGCTCTGGGAGTTTCTGATGAGTCAGGCTGGTATTCCTGCCGACCAACGCTGGGCAGATCTTTCCAAAGCGCACCTACATACTATGGTACAACACCTCGCTGCCTATACCTTGCGGGTAAAGGGAAAAACGACTTTCAAAGAAGAGTTTGTAACTGCCGGAGGTGTAGACCTAGAAGGCATTCAGCTCAAAACAATGGAGAGCAAGTACCATAAAGGCTTGTTTTTTGCCGGAGAAGTACTTGATATTGATGGGGTTACGGGGGGATTCAATTTTCAGGCTGCATGGAGTACAGCCTATGTTGCGGCATTGGCTGCCGGAGTGGAATAA